The following coding sequences lie in one Pirellulales bacterium genomic window:
- a CDS encoding molybdopterin molybdotransferase MoeA: protein MISVDEALQLVLAHADVLPAVEAPLADALGLVLARDVASDLDSPPWDKAMVDGYAVQAADLASGHARLTILEEIVAGAVPTQSVRPGGATRIMTGAPTPDGCDAVVMVEQTSHHPGDGLGQVEINEVARAGQNILRRATALAQGDVALLAGKKLRAIEIGLLAEVGCVQAPVIPRPRVAVLSTGNELIPPSEIPGPGQIRNSNGPMLAAAVRELGASAIELGPARDELADLRQRVAEGLDANILVLSGGVSAGVLDLVPQVLAELGVEQVFHKIKLKPGKPLWFGVRRGRRPCLVFGLPGNPVSSLVCFQLFVRPAMASLAGQQGHGLTRVRARLASGFQHRGDRPTYHPAVFDSAGEAPTIEPLRWQGSADLFGLSLANALAHFPAGDRHYAAGESIEAVLL from the coding sequence ATGATTTCGGTTGATGAGGCACTGCAACTCGTGCTCGCCCATGCCGATGTGCTGCCAGCCGTCGAGGCGCCCTTGGCAGACGCCTTGGGGTTGGTGCTGGCGCGTGACGTGGCCAGCGACCTCGATTCGCCCCCTTGGGACAAGGCGATGGTCGACGGCTACGCCGTGCAGGCCGCCGATCTGGCGAGCGGACACGCGCGGTTGACCATCTTGGAAGAGATCGTGGCTGGCGCCGTGCCGACGCAGTCTGTGCGCCCAGGCGGCGCGACGCGCATCATGACCGGCGCGCCGACTCCCGACGGATGCGACGCCGTGGTGATGGTCGAACAGACGAGTCACCATCCCGGCGACGGACTGGGCCAGGTGGAGATCAACGAGGTCGCGCGCGCTGGCCAAAACATCCTCCGCCGCGCGACGGCTTTGGCCCAAGGCGACGTAGCGCTCTTGGCCGGCAAAAAGCTCCGCGCGATCGAGATCGGTCTGTTGGCCGAGGTGGGCTGCGTTCAAGCGCCGGTCATCCCGCGCCCGCGCGTGGCGGTGCTCTCAACCGGCAACGAGTTGATTCCTCCCAGCGAGATTCCCGGCCCAGGACAAATTCGCAACTCGAACGGGCCCATGCTCGCCGCCGCAGTGCGCGAGTTGGGCGCCAGCGCCATTGAACTCGGCCCCGCGCGTGACGAACTGGCCGATCTGCGCCAGCGTGTGGCGGAAGGACTGGACGCCAATATCCTGGTTCTCTCGGGCGGAGTCTCCGCCGGCGTGCTCGATCTGGTGCCCCAGGTGCTGGCCGAACTCGGCGTCGAGCAGGTCTTTCACAAGATCAAGCTCAAGCCGGGCAAGCCGCTCTGGTTCGGAGTCCGCCGCGGCCGGCGTCCTTGCCTCGTGTTCGGTCTGCCGGGTAACCCAGTGAGTAGCCTGGTCTGCTTTCAACTCTTCGTGCGGCCGGCGATGGCTTCGCTGGCCGGACAGCAAGGGCATGGCCTCACTCGGGTCCGCGCGCGACTGGCCAGCGGTTTTCAGCATCGGGGCGATCGTCCCACGTATCACCCGGCTGTGTTCGACAGCGCAGGCGAGGCGCCAACGATCGAACCGCTGCGCTGGCAAGGCTCGGCCGACTTGTTTGGCCTGTCACTGGCCAATGCGCTGGCGCATTTTCCGGCCGGCGATCGACACTATGCTGCCGGAGAAAGCATTGAGGCAGTGCTGCTGTGA
- the pyrE gene encoding orotate phosphoribosyltransferase, translating into MPPSQDLIDLIRAHALRFGDFTLASGKRASFYLDLKQVTLQSAGARLIGEGILNLLGDKLPHAVGGMSIGADPITAAIITMAGTRGQELLGFMVRKEPKGHGTNQYIEGPVEPGQRVVIVEDVVTTGGSSLLAIERAEAFGLKIERVIAIVDRMEGGRQAFENRGYPLETLLTIRDFGIEPAK; encoded by the coding sequence GTGCCCCCATCACAAGACTTGATTGATTTGATCCGCGCCCATGCCTTGCGGTTTGGCGACTTCACGCTCGCCTCGGGCAAGCGGGCCAGCTTTTACCTCGATTTGAAGCAGGTCACTCTGCAATCGGCCGGCGCCAGACTGATTGGCGAAGGCATTTTGAATCTACTGGGCGACAAACTGCCGCACGCCGTCGGCGGCATGTCGATCGGCGCCGACCCCATCACCGCCGCCATCATCACCATGGCCGGCACGCGTGGGCAAGAGCTGCTCGGCTTCATGGTGCGCAAGGAGCCCAAGGGGCACGGCACCAATCAATACATCGAAGGCCCAGTCGAGCCAGGGCAGCGCGTGGTGATTGTGGAGGACGTGGTGACCACCGGCGGATCGTCGCTATTGGCGATCGAGCGCGCGGAGGCGTTTGGATTGAAAATCGAGCGCGTGATCGCCATCGTCGACCGCATGGAAGGGGGGCGCCAGGCGTTCGAGAATCGCGGATATCCGCTGGAGACGCTGCTCACGATTCGCGATTTTGGTATCGAGCCGGCCAAGTAA
- a CDS encoding TIM barrel protein, whose translation MGKLADLEFTQVEIGIREQGGALKPSQVAENLEEAIQVCRAMHRLKPVAYAVEIDTLGQAGYEHFSACCKLAKGTRVALVCVRAGELGTPFNAEVERLRELVRIAAVEGVVVGVKNEVGRMTQDADSIVTLCENVKGLGLTFDPSHYLAAATRTANYETIIKYIRHVHLRDSTKDKLQVRIGQGDIEYGRLFAQLNKVGYNRALCVHVADQHEPGVDHAAELRKLRLLLESLL comes from the coding sequence ATCGGCAAGCTGGCCGATTTGGAGTTCACGCAAGTCGAAATCGGCATCCGCGAGCAAGGCGGCGCCCTCAAGCCATCGCAGGTGGCGGAAAATCTCGAAGAGGCCATTCAGGTCTGCCGCGCCATGCACCGCCTCAAGCCGGTGGCCTATGCCGTTGAGATCGACACGCTGGGCCAGGCAGGCTACGAGCATTTTTCCGCCTGTTGCAAGCTGGCCAAAGGGACGCGCGTGGCGCTGGTCTGCGTGCGCGCCGGAGAGCTGGGCACCCCCTTCAACGCCGAAGTCGAGCGCCTGCGCGAGTTGGTTCGCATCGCCGCCGTCGAAGGAGTGGTGGTCGGCGTCAAGAACGAAGTGGGTCGCATGACCCAGGACGCCGACAGCATCGTCACGCTATGCGAAAACGTGAAGGGGCTGGGACTCACCTTCGATCCCAGCCATTATCTGGCTGCCGCTACCCGCACGGCGAATTACGAAACGATCATCAAATATATTCGCCACGTCCACCTGCGCGACAGCACCAAAGACAAGCTGCAAGTCCGCATCGGCCAGGGAGACATCGAATACGGCCGTTTGTTCGCGCAGCTCAATAAGGTGGGCTACAACCGGGCGCTGTGCGTACACGTAGCCGATCAGCATGAACCAGGAGTGGATCATGCCGCCGAGCTGCGCAAACTGCGACTGCTGCTGGAAAGCCTGCTGTAG